Proteins encoded together in one Acanthochromis polyacanthus isolate Apoly-LR-REF ecotype Palm Island chromosome 12, KAUST_Apoly_ChrSc, whole genome shotgun sequence window:
- the LOC110967649 gene encoding CD209 antigen-like protein C: MSVAMINKSEEAEGDTWNEIGTEERFKYGWRSQCPVWWIRAAAVCLGLLLLIVIFGLVAHNASAIGQQDSLLDHLMKCEKLIHNLTTDNYALRDELNQMKVNSSRLTKEMEELQREYKTVAASRDHLLQEYTTLNSSSACKVCQRGWIKFNNKCYYASEKGQAKNWEDSRKDCLKRGVDLVMPTTKEELDFVARIYEKTWIGLSDKKHEGTWLWVDGSRLVTGFWQTGEPNNAGDEDCAEFINGKWNDALCSLTVPWICED; the protein is encoded by the exons ATGTCAGTGGCGATGATCAACAAGTCAGAGGAGGCTGAAGGAGACACCTGGAATGAAATAGGTACTGAAGAAAGGTTTAAATATGGATGGAGATCTCAATGTCCAG TGTGGTGgatcagagctgctgcagtgtgTCTGGGACTCCTGCTGCTCATTGTGATCTTCGGCCTGGTGGCCCACA ATGCCAGTGCTATCGGTCAGCAGGACTCACTGTTGGATCATCTGATGAAGTGTGAAAAGCTGATTCACAACCTGACGACAGACAACTACGCTCTGAGAGACGAGCTGAACCAGATGAAGGTTAATTCCAGCAGACTGACAAAAGAGATGgaagagctgcagagagaaTACAAGACTGTGGCTGCGAGTCGAGACCACTTACTGCAGGAATACACAACTTTAAACAGCAGCTCAGCGT GTAAAGTGTGCCAGCGTGGATGGATCAAGTTCAACAACAAGTGCTACTACGCCTCAGAGAAAGGACAGGCCAAGAACTGGGAGGACAGCAGGAAGGACTGTCTGAAAAGAGGAGTCGACCTGGTGATGCCGACCACAAAAGAGGAACTGGACTTTGTGGCCAGAATTTACGAGAAAACCTGGATCGGTTTGTCTGACAAGAAGCATGAGGGAACGTGGCTCTGGGTGGACGGATCCAGGCTGGTGACGGGGTTCTGGCAGACTGGAGAACCCAATAATGCTGGAGATGAGGACTGTGCGGAGTTCATAAATGGGAAATGGAACGATGCTCTTTGTAGCTTGACAGTACCGTGGATTTGTGAGGATTAA
- the colec10 gene encoding collectin-10, translating to MFRLLMFCLFGAIFRCISASTEICTNSLLPGAKGDQGEIGEEGDLGKLGKYGPSGLKGVQGDSGLKGEVGHIGKMGPSGDKGDKGDKGVDGPSGLKGKPGTTCDCGRYRKVVGQLDINVGKLRDAVKFVKNVVLGLKETEERYYLLVKEPKRFREASMNCKLRGGTLAMPKTTNTNRLMTEYVLQAGLTGVYIGVQAQSTGGPGSYVYADSSPLQGFAAWSKDDDLHSRSSPATNSSCVELLSTGTWAHVECEASMFFVCEFPKSRRRGGGGRGTPASASS from the exons ATGTTTCGTTTActgatgttctgtttgtttggaGCTATCTTCAGGTGCATATCTGCTTCTACAGAAATCTGCACCAACAGCCTCCTACCAGGAGCTAAAG GAGACCAAGGTGAGATCGGAGAGGAGGGAGATCTGGGGAAACTGGGGAAGTATGGACCTTCAGGACTAAAAG GAGTTCAAGGTGATTCAGGACTTAAAGGAGAAGTTGGCCACATAGGAAAGATGGGGCCTTCAGGAGACAAAG GTGATAAAGGTGATAAAGGTGTGGACGGACCCTCAGGCTTAAAAGGGAAACCAG GTACAACATGTGACTGCGGCAGATACAGGAAGGTGGTTGGACAGCTGGATATAAATGTGGGGAAGCTGAGAGACGCTGTGAAGTTTGTAAAGAACG TGGTGTTGGGCTTGAAGGAGACAGAAGAGAGATATTATCTCCTGGTGAAGGAGCCCAAGAGGTTCAGAGAGGCTTCAATGAACTGCAAGCTGAGAGGAGGGACACTGGCCATGCCGAAAACCACCAACACCAACCGCCTCATGACAGAATATGTGCTTCAGGCAGGGCTGACGGGAGTTTACATTGGAGTTCAGGCTCAGAGCACG GGTGGACCAGGAAGTTATGTTTATGcagactccagccctctgcaAGGGTTCGCAGCTTGGAGTAAAGACGACGATCTTCACTCCAGATCGTCTCCAGCCACCAACTCCAGCTGTGTGGAGCTGCTCAGCACTGGAACGTGGGCTCATGTGGAGTGTGAAGCCTCCATGTTCTTCGTCTGCGAGTTCCCaaagagcagaagaagaggaggaggaggaagagggaccCCTGCCTCGGCCTCGTCATGA
- the LOC110967651 gene encoding CD209 antigen-like protein C, with product MSMAMINKSEEAEEDTWSTMTPPDKRSKYGWRSQCPVRWIRAAAVCLGLLLLIVIFGLVAHNASAIGQQDSLLDHLMKREKLIHNLTTDNYALRDELNQMKVNSSRLTKEMEELQREYKTVAASRDHLLQEYTTLNSSSACKVCPSEWIPFDNKCYYASPRGKNKNWEDSRKDCLQRGADLVMPTTRPELNFVTRIYDRTWIGLSDKKSEGRWLWVDGSEVQTGFWQTGEPNNERNEDCAEISRTTGEWNDVLCSTKLPWVCED from the exons ATGTCCATGGCAATGATCAACAAGTCAGAGGAGGCTGAAGAAGACACTTGGAGCACAATGACTCCTCCTGACAAAAGATCTAAATATGGATGGAGATCTCAATGTCCAG TGCGGTGgatcagagctgctgcagtgtgTCTGGGACTCCTGCTGCTTATTGTGATCTTCGGCCTGGTGGCCCACA ATGCCAGTGCTATCGGTCAGCAGGACTCACTGCTGGATCATCTGATGAAGCGTGAAAAGCTGATTCACAACCTGACGACAGACAACTACGCTCTGAGAGATGAGCTGAACCAGATGAAGGTTAATTCCAGCAGACTGACCAAAGAGATGgaagagctgcagagagaaTACAAGACTGTGGCTGCGAGTCGAGACCACTTACTGCAGGAATACACAACTTTAAACAGCAGCTCAGCGT GTAAAGTTTGTCCGTCTGAATGGATACCGTTCGACAACAAGTGCTACTACGCCTCACCACGAGGAAAGAATAAGAACTGGGAGGACAGCAGGAAGGACTGTCTGCAGAGGGGAGCTGACCTGGTGATGCCGACCACAAGACCAGAGCTGAACTTTGTGACCAGAATTTATGACAGAACCTGGATCGGTTTGTCTGACAAGAAAAGCGAGGGAAGGTGGCTCTGGGTGGATGGATCTGAGGTGCAGACGGGGTTCTGGCAGACTGGAGAGCCcaataatgaaagaaatgagGACTGTGCAGAGATCTCACGGACAACCGGGGAATGGAATGATGTCCTTTGTAGTACTAAACTACCGTGGGTTTGTGAGGATTAA